In Oryza sativa Japonica Group chromosome 2, ASM3414082v1, the following are encoded in one genomic region:
- the LOC4331257 gene encoding calcium-dependent protein kinase 6 codes for MGNYYSCGASSTSSPTSPSLVDYYYCYHRYPSSCSSTSTATSSGGRMPIRSHQQRLSSPTAVLGHETPALREVYTVGRKLGQGQFGTTYLCTQVSTGAEYACKSIAKRKLLSPEDVEDVRREIQIMHHLAGHGSVVTIQGAYEDNLYVHIVMELCEGGELFDRIVERGYFSERKAAEITRVIVGVVEACHSLGVMHRDLKPENFLLKESSSSSSLKAIDFGLSVFFKPGQVFSDVVGSPYYVAPEVLCKHYGPEADVWTAGVIVYILLSGVPPFWAETQQGIFDAVLRGSLDFDSDPWPTISDSAKDLIRRMLRSPPRERLTAHQVLCHPWVCDDGVAPDRPLAPAVLSRLKQFSAMNRLKKMALRVIARNLSEEELAGLKEMFKAMDTDASGAITFDELKEGLRRYGSNLREAEIRDLMDAADVDKSGTIDYDEFIAATVHLNKLEREEHLLAAFAYFDRDGSGYITVDELEHACRDHNMADVGIDDIIREVDQDNDGRIDYGEFVAMMKKGAIDIIGNGRLTIGRPTTATSDDPSPTISSSSR; via the exons ATGGGCAACTACTACTCGTGCGGCGCCTCGTCCACGTCCAGCCCGACCTCACCGTCCTTGGTCGACTACTACTACTGCTATCATCGGTATCCAAGCAGTTGCAGTAGTACAAGCACAGCAACAAGTAGCGGGGGGAGGATGCCGATCCGCAGCCACCAGCAGAGGCTGTCGTCCCCGACGGCGGTGCTGGGGCACGAGACGCCGGCGCTGCGGGAGGTGTACACGGTGGGGCGGAAGCTGGGGCAGGGGCAGTTCGGGACGACGTACCTGTGCACGCAGGTGTCGACGGGGGCGGAGTACGCGTGCAAGTCGATCGCGAAGAGGAAGCTGCTGAGCCCGGAGGACGTGGAGGACGTGCGGCGGGAGATACAGATAATGCACCACCTGGCGGGGcacgggagcgtggtgaccatCCAGGGCGCGTACGAGGACAACCTGTACGTGCACATCGTGATGGAGCTGTGCGAGGGCGGGGAGCTGTTCGACCGCATCGTGGAGCGCGGCTACTTCTCGGAGCGCAAGGCCGCGGAGATCACGCGCGTCATCGTCGGGGTGGTGGAGGCGTGCCACTCCCTGGGCGTCATGCACCGCGACCTCAAGCCCGAGAACTTCCTCCTCAAggaatcctcctcctcctcctcgctcaaGGCCATCGACTTCGGCCTCTCCGTCTTCTTCAAGCCCGGGCAGGTGTTCAGCGACGTGGTGGGGAGCCCCTACTACGTGGCGCCGGAGGTGCTGTGCAAGCACTACGGCCCCGAGGCGGACGTGTGGACGGCGGGCGTCATCGTCTACATCCTCCTCAGCGGGGTGCCCCCCTTCTGGGCGGAGACGCAGCAGGGCATCTTCGACGCCGTCCTCCGGGGATCCCTCGACTTCGACTCCGACCCATGGCCCACCATCTCCGACAGCGCCAAGGACCTCATCCGCCGCATGCTCCGCTCCCCGCCCAGGGAACGCCTCACCGCCCACCAGGTGCTTTGCCACCCCTGGGTctgcgacgacggcgtcgcccCCGACCGCCCCCTCGCCCCCGCCGTCCTCTCCCGCCTCAAGCAGTTCTCCGCCATGAACAGGCTCAAGAAGATGGCGCTGCGTGTCATCGCCCGGAACCTCTCCGAGGAGGAGCTCGCTGGCCTCAAGGAGATGTTCAAGGCCATGGACACCGACGCCAGCGGCGCCATCACCTTCGACGAGCTCAAGGAAGGACTCCGCAGATACGGCTCCAACCTCAGGGAGGCTGAGATCAGGGATCTCATGGACGCC GCCGACGTTGACAAAAGCGGCACCATCGACTACGACGAGTtcatcgccgccaccgtccaCCTCAACAAGCTGGAGCGCGAGGAGCACCTGCTCGCCGCCTTCGCCTACTTCGACCGCGACGGCAGCGGCTACATCACCGTCGACGAGCTCGAGCACGCCTGCAGGGACCACAACATGGCCGACGTTGGCATCGACGACATCATCCGCGAAGTCGACCAAGACAAC GACGGCCGCATCGACTACGGCGAGTTCGTCGCAATGATGAAGAAGGGCGCTATCGATATCATCGGCAACGGAAGGCTCACCATTGGAAGGCCAACTACGGCTACTTCCGACGATCCTTCTCCAACAATCTCTTCTTCCTCTAGATGA